A genome region from Anastrepha ludens isolate Willacy chromosome 3, idAnaLude1.1, whole genome shotgun sequence includes the following:
- the LOC128858226 gene encoding annexin B11 isoform X1, with protein MYPFGSGMPQPQSNSPYNNQNNPNPGAPVGVPFGAGWIAPAQHHTNHTSPQHMPHQNSLHYQPLPSPHQTPYPSTNNVSHHLQHQAPYPPMGSPHGAPYPGSSYPHNPQHAQAPYPSASGTPTHGTGSGGAGVPTPYPSHTAHYTHPATHPSYAPTHGYTPVPTSVGYESPAGNIAHCFQELAHRQGHVLHHHQPFAPREGTPTVLPAQNFDPVKDAHDLRKAMKGFGTDEDALINIICRRSNEQRQEIQRQYKTHFGKDLIEDVKSETSGNFEKLLVGLLRPIVDFYCAEMNDAMAGIGTDEDVLIEILCTLSNVEIHTIKNQYLRLYGAHLESELKSETSGNFKRLLVSLCTAARDESGQVDPAAAQSDARELLKAGELRVGTDESMFNMILCQRNYQQLRMIFQEYEKMTGHTLEKAIRKEFSGDIMEGLVAIFKCVTNKTEYFASRLHKSMAGIGTNDKQLIRVIITRSEIDLADIKAQFERMYGKSLKSWIKGDTSGHYKHALYALVGEQRSS; from the exons ATGTATCCATTT GGTTCCGGCATGCCACAGCCACAATCCAATTCGCCATATAACAATCAGAACAATCCCAATCCCGGCGCGCCAGTTGGTGTGCCCTTTGGCGCTGGTTGGATAGCGCCTGCGCAACATCACACCAATCACACCTCTCCGCAACATATGCCACATCAAAATAGTTTGCATTATCAACCATTGCCCTCACCCCATCAGACACCATATCCTTCTACTAACAATGTGTCGCATCATCTTCAACATCAAGCGCCCTATCCCCCCATGGGTTCACCGCATGGTGCACCTTATCCAGGTTCCTCGTACCCACACAATCCCCAACATGCGCAAGCACCTTACCCATCAGCATCGGGGACGCCCACCCATGGTACGGGTAGCGGTGGCGCAGGAGTGCCTACGCCCTATCCATCACACACTGCACATTACACGCATCCGGCTACGCATCCTTCTTATGCGCCAACGCATGGATATACGCCTGTACCGACTTCGGTCGGCTATGAATCACCAGCCGGGAATATAGCGCACTGTTTCCAAGAGTTGGCCCACCGTCAGGGTCATGTGCTGCACCATCATCAACCGTTTGCCCCTAGAGAG gGTACTCCAACTGTACTCCCCGCACAAAATTTTGACCCGGTGAAGGATGCGCATGACTTGCGCAAGGCAATGAAAGGTTTTGGCACTGATGAGGATGCTTTGATTAACATCATTTGCCGCCGTTCCAATGAACAGCGTCag GAGATTCAACGCCAATACAAAACACATTTTGGCAAAGACCTCATCGAGGATGTTAAATCAGAGACTAgtggaaatttcgaaaaattgcttGTCGGTCTTTTGCGTCCAATTGTGGACTTTTATTGCGCCGAGATGAACGATGCTATGGCGGGAATCGGCACGGATGAAGATGTGCTGATCGAAATACTATGCACATTGTCGAACGTGGAAATACACACTATCAAGAATCAGTACTTGCGCT tgtatggtgCTCACTTGGAGTCCGAATTGAAATCGGAGACTTCCGGCAACTTTAAGCGCCTGTTAGTCTCACTCTGTACCGCAGCACGAGATGAGAGTGGTCAAGTGGATCCAGCGGCAGCGCAATCAGATGCTCGTGAACTGCTCAAGGCAGGCGAATTGCGTGTAGGCACCGATGAGAGCATGTTCAATATGATTTTGTGCCAACGTAACTATCAACAATTGCGAATG aTTTTCCAAGAGTATGAAAAAATGACTGGTCACACATTGGAAAAAGCCATACGCAAAGAATTTTCTGGTGACATAATGGAGGGTCTGGTTGCTATATTCAAGTGCGTCACCAATAAGACCGAATACTTTGCATCGCGTCTGCACAAGAGTATGGCTGGTATTGGTACGAATGATAAACAGTTGATACGTGTCATAATCACACGTTCGGAG ATTGACTTGGCTGATATTAAGGCACAATTTGAGCGCATGTATGGCAAGAGCCTGAAAAGCTGGATCAAG GGTGACACATCGGGTCACTACAAGCACGCATTATACGCCCTCGTTGGTGAACAACGCTCCTCCTAA
- the LOC128858226 gene encoding annexin B11 isoform X2: MYPFGTPTVLPAQNFDPVKDAHDLRKAMKGFGTDEDALINIICRRSNEQRQEIQRQYKTHFGKDLIEDVKSETSGNFEKLLVGLLRPIVDFYCAEMNDAMAGIGTDEDVLIEILCTLSNVEIHTIKNQYLRLYGAHLESELKSETSGNFKRLLVSLCTAARDESGQVDPAAAQSDARELLKAGELRVGTDESMFNMILCQRNYQQLRMIFQEYEKMTGHTLEKAIRKEFSGDIMEGLVAIFKCVTNKTEYFASRLHKSMAGIGTNDKQLIRVIITRSEIDLADIKAQFERMYGKSLKSWIKGDTSGHYKHALYALVGEQRSS; this comes from the exons ATGTATCCATTT gGTACTCCAACTGTACTCCCCGCACAAAATTTTGACCCGGTGAAGGATGCGCATGACTTGCGCAAGGCAATGAAAGGTTTTGGCACTGATGAGGATGCTTTGATTAACATCATTTGCCGCCGTTCCAATGAACAGCGTCag GAGATTCAACGCCAATACAAAACACATTTTGGCAAAGACCTCATCGAGGATGTTAAATCAGAGACTAgtggaaatttcgaaaaattgcttGTCGGTCTTTTGCGTCCAATTGTGGACTTTTATTGCGCCGAGATGAACGATGCTATGGCGGGAATCGGCACGGATGAAGATGTGCTGATCGAAATACTATGCACATTGTCGAACGTGGAAATACACACTATCAAGAATCAGTACTTGCGCT tgtatggtgCTCACTTGGAGTCCGAATTGAAATCGGAGACTTCCGGCAACTTTAAGCGCCTGTTAGTCTCACTCTGTACCGCAGCACGAGATGAGAGTGGTCAAGTGGATCCAGCGGCAGCGCAATCAGATGCTCGTGAACTGCTCAAGGCAGGCGAATTGCGTGTAGGCACCGATGAGAGCATGTTCAATATGATTTTGTGCCAACGTAACTATCAACAATTGCGAATG aTTTTCCAAGAGTATGAAAAAATGACTGGTCACACATTGGAAAAAGCCATACGCAAAGAATTTTCTGGTGACATAATGGAGGGTCTGGTTGCTATATTCAAGTGCGTCACCAATAAGACCGAATACTTTGCATCGCGTCTGCACAAGAGTATGGCTGGTATTGGTACGAATGATAAACAGTTGATACGTGTCATAATCACACGTTCGGAG ATTGACTTGGCTGATATTAAGGCACAATTTGAGCGCATGTATGGCAAGAGCCTGAAAAGCTGGATCAAG GGTGACACATCGGGTCACTACAAGCACGCATTATACGCCCTCGTTGGTGAACAACGCTCCTCCTAA